The stretch of DNA GATGGGGCCGCTGTGCTCGACGCCGCCTGCACCTCGTTCAGTACGGCCGCAGCTGCTCCAGGAAGCAGGCTCCCCGCCGGCCCGATGCGGCGTCCTGGGCGGGTGGGGGCGGCGTGGTGGGCGCGGCACCGGTTTCCTCCCCCTCCGGAGCTGTCCCGGAATCGGGACCGGACGAGCCGACAGGCGCGGGCTCGCCGGTTCGCACCGGCCACAGGGCGGCCACCGCCGCTCCTCCTGCCCGCGCCGTTTGGGACGCGTCGCCCGTGCCCAGAAAGGCCGCCTTGGGCTCGGGGTCGGACACCCAGATACCCCCGGCCGGGAAGTCGGAGAAGGGGTGCCCCTCGGGCAAGGGGGGCCCGGACCGGGAAAAACTCAGGAGGGCGTAGAGCTCGGGCCGGGTGGGCAGGCGCCAGTCGGCGTAGGCTGACCCGTACCCGGCACAACCTACCCCCTGACCGGGCCGGGCCAGGAGCTCCAGCGCCTCCCCCAGAGCGTCCGCGGCCCAATCTCCCAGACACCCGGCATCCCCGAGCCAGGTCACCCCGGTCACGGGATCCGTCGCGGTCCCGTCGCCGTTGTCCGCGAAGCGGGGCACGGGCCAGGGGGCCCCGGCCCGCAGCTCGCCGTCCTGGCCGGTTCCCGGGCAGGAGAGCTCCGCCCCGGCCCGGTCGTAGCACGCCGTCTGTCCCGTGCGCAGGGTCTCCGGAACGACCCCCGGGGCCGTGGCCACAGCCCACGCCACGGCCCGGGTGCCCTTGTCGGCCACCCCCAGGGATCCGTCCTCCAGGTCCACGACCCAGGCCTTTTCCGGCGCACCGACATAGCTGGTGGAGCTCCAGAGGGGGACGGGGGAGAGCGCGCCCGCGCCGCGGGCTTCCAGCCACTGCGCCAGGTCCGCACAGGTTCCCTCCGGGCACGCGAGATCCCTCCGGGGTCCCCACGCCAGGCCGAGCACTTCGTTGGCGTTGGGCAGCCGCCACGTCAATCCGCCGCCGCCGCACGCGGGGTGAAGCCCGCGGTTCACTTCGGCCACGTAGGAGAGCGCCTCCCCCCAGGTCAGGAGGGGGCGGCAGTCGGGCTCGGCGCTCCATACCAGGCCCACCGCCAGATCCACCAGGGTGCCGTCCGGGGTCGGCGCGAACCGCCCGTCGGGGTCGAAGCGCCCTGCGCGTTCGGGCAGCGGCGGTTCCGGGGGGGTCCCTCCCCCGGGCTCGGTCTCCTCGGGGGGAACCGCCGAGAAGGTGGCGCTCACCGCGTGGGGAGCTGTCACGTTCCTCAAGGCGTAGACCGAAACGGCTCCTACCGAGATGCCGTCGACCCGAACGTCCTCTACCTGGAAGCCCTCTGCGGCCACGAAGCGCACCGTGAGGTTTCCCCCGTGGGAGACCTCCACGGCGCCCGCCGGCTCTACCGTCCCCCCCGGTCCGGCCGTCGTGGTGACGGTCCAGGATGCGGGCAGGAGCTCGTCCGCCGAGAGGGGCTCGAAGACCACCTCCACCAAGCGGTCGGCGCTCAGGGCATCCAGGGTGAACGAAGAGCCGCTCACGCTCACCCCTACTCCCTCCACCCGCACGGCGGCCAGCCGGTGGCCGGGGGCCGGAGAAAACGCAAGGGTGACATCGGTGCCGTCCTCCGCCACCACGGGGCCCCGGGGCGAGACCTCCCCCGAGCCGGTCACGACCACGGTGACGGTGTGGGGCTGGCGGAAGAGCTGGAAACGCTCGACGCGCCCGGTGTTGAGGGAGGCCACGGCGAGGCGCAGGGAGCCGTCCAGGGCGAGCCCCAGGGGCGTGCGCAGGGGGTGGTCGGGGTCGTGGATGCTGCCCAGGAAGGCGCCGTCGGCGCCGAAGACCTGGACGAGGTTCTGGAAGGCGTCGGTCACGTAGAGGCGTCCCGCCCGGTCCGCCTGCACCCCCACGGGCCGGGCCAGCCGGCCGTCGCCCAGGCCGAAGGCGCCCACACGTCGCTGGAACGTGCCCTCGAAGCTGAAGACCTGGACCCGAGCTCCCCCCTGGGTGCCGGTGCGGCCCACGGGGGGCGGCCGGTCCACCACGTAGAGCTCGCCGGCTTCCTCGCGCAGGGCGAGGCAGGTGGGGGAGGTGAACCGGCCGTCGGCCGTGCCGGGCTCTCCAAAGGTGCGCACGAGGAGCCGATCCGAGCCGTAGACGCGCACCTGGGAGGCCTTGCCGTCGATCAC from Thermodesulfobacteriota bacterium encodes:
- a CDS encoding DUF1566 domain-containing protein; this encodes MRERHSRVLSLLAVCFAVWLLGWPGLARASSGGFTVSRLPPLTGELTAPTAVAAGADGRVYVAESSRNRVLVFSAEGHLLRTLGGLRRPISLAVGPDGKLFVGNDETGSVDVFGPDLAPAGHLGQGRRELQHPTGIAVDSAGRAYVIDGKASQVRVYGSDRLLVRTFGEPGTADGRFTSPTCLALREEAGELYVVDRPPPVGRTGTQGGARVQVFSFEGTFQRRVGAFGLGDGRLARPVGVQADRAGRLYVTDAFQNLVQVFGADGAFLGSIHDPDHPLRTPLGLALDGSLRLAVASLNTGRVERFQLFRQPHTVTVVVTGSGEVSPRGPVVAEDGTDVTLAFSPAPGHRLAAVRVEGVGVSVSGSSFTLDALSADRLVEVVFEPLSADELLPASWTVTTTAGPGGTVEPAGAVEVSHGGNLTVRFVAAEGFQVEDVRVDGISVGAVSVYALRNVTAPHAVSATFSAVPPEETEPGGGTPPEPPLPERAGRFDPDGRFAPTPDGTLVDLAVGLVWSAEPDCRPLLTWGEALSYVAEVNRGLHPACGGGGLTWRLPNANEVLGLAWGPRRDLACPEGTCADLAQWLEARGAGALSPVPLWSSTSYVGAPEKAWVVDLEDGSLGVADKGTRAVAWAVATAPGVVPETLRTGQTACYDRAGAELSCPGTGQDGELRAGAPWPVPRFADNGDGTATDPVTGVTWLGDAGCLGDWAADALGEALELLARPGQGVGCAGYGSAYADWRLPTRPELYALLSFSRSGPPLPEGHPFSDFPAGGIWVSDPEPKAAFLGTGDASQTARAGGAAVAALWPVRTGEPAPVGSSGPDSGTAPEGEETGAAPTTPPPPAQDAASGRRGACFLEQLRPY